One segment of Panicum virgatum strain AP13 chromosome 3K, P.virgatum_v5, whole genome shotgun sequence DNA contains the following:
- the LOC120700199 gene encoding G-type lectin S-receptor-like serine/threonine-protein kinase At2g19130, giving the protein MIWQSFDHPIDTQIPGMKFGRNKVTGVSNCHVSWRNHIDPSPGIFSITMDPNVEAQFLFIWNNSRTYFTPGKFNTQTGAFSAIPAMTVMSQPHSIYSYDYVNNDKEEYFLLTIKDDNIFLRTLIDPSGQQKGMVWLEEKQDWVLYFVQPSLCSVYSYCGAFSWCVADSVPMCSCLRGFSPQSPTEWSSGNYTGGCTRNVALPCRLSGGGSTPSMSSRDEEDRFYMISNVRLLPDGDGSHTMQAASKSDCEVACLNNCSCLAYSYNGTCSFWYTDLMNLQEDPDNKGDSIFIRLPASEIPRIKSTRGRTIGVVTVISALALGVCIIAVSHFLRRRRRIKGLHNIGVNLIAFKYRDLQLMTKNFSDKLGGGSFGSVFKGVLPDGTVVAIKKLEGVRQGEKEFRAEMSTLGRIHHVNLIQLLGFCSEGEHRLLVYEYMPHGSLDGCLFKTSSDDDVLSWNMRYQIAIGVAKGLTYLHDKCMDCIIHCDIKPQNILLDASCAPKVADFGLAKLLGRDFSRVMTTMRGTIGYLAPEWISGTAITVKADVYSYGMMLFEIISRKRNTEFGKQHMDKFFPVLVAEKIQEGDVKALLDADMRGDANLEELERACKVACWCVQADESSRPTMGAVVQMLEGLVQVNMPPVPRFLQVLDEYAGQSTDTWTEFSSSSC; this is encoded by the coding sequence ATGATATGGCAAAGCTTTGATCACCCCATCGACACCCAAATTCCTGGCATGAAGTTTGGACGGAACAAGGTCACAGGTGTGAGCAACTGCCATGTCTCATGGAGAAACCATATAGACCCATCTCCAGGCATCTTCTCAATCACCATGGACCCAAACGTAGAGGCACAATTCTTGTTCATATGGAACAACTCTCGGACGTATTTCACACCTGGGAAGTTCAACACCCAGACAGGCGCATTTAGCGCCATACCAGCAATGACAGTTATGTCTCAGCCACACTCGATATACTCATATGACTATGTCAACAATGACAAGGAGGAGTACTTCTTGCTCACCATCAAAGACGATAACATCTTCCTCCGCACCCTGATTGACCCATCAGGCCAGCAAAAGGGGATGGTATGGCTGGAGGAGAAGCAAGACTGGGTGTTATATTTTGTGCAGCCCAGTTTGTGCTCCGTCTATTCCTATTGCGGGGCCTTCAGCTGGTGCGTCGCGGACAGTGTCCCTATGTGCAGCTGCCTTAGGGGCTTCAGCCCGCAGAGCCCAACAGAGTGGAGCTCAGGAAACTACACTGGAGGGTGCACCAGGAATGTTGCATTGCCATGCCGCTTGAGTGGTGGAGGCTCAACGCCATCAATGAGTAGTAGAGATGAGGAGGATAGATTCTACATGATCAGCAATGTGAGGTTATTACCTGATGGTGATGGGTCACATACCATGCAAGCTGCAAGCAAAAGTGACTGTGAGGTAGCCTGCCTTAACAACTGTTCTTGCTTGGCTTACTCTTACAACGGCACCTGCTCTTTTTGGTACACTGATTTGATGAACTTGCAAGAAGATCCAGACAACAAAGGGGATAGTATTTTCATCCGGCTTCCTGCTTCTGAGATCCCACGCATCAAATCTACTAGAGGGCGAACAATTGGGGTTGTCACAGTAATCTCTGCACTCGCACTGGGTGTATGCATTATTGCTGTTTCACATTTTCTTCGTAGGAGAAGAAGGATCAAAGGTTTACATAACATTGGCGTGAACCTGATAGCTTTCAAGTACAGAGACCTACAACTGATGACCAAGAACTTTTCTGATAAGCTAGGTGGAGGTTCATTCGGCTCCGTGTTCAAAGGAGTCCTTCCGGATGGCACTGTTGTGGCAATCAAGAAGCTCGAAGGTGTTCGTCAAGGCGAGAAGGAGTTTCGAGCAGAGATGAGTACACTTGGAAGAATTCACCATGTAAACCTGATCCAACTGCTCGGGTTCTGCTCCGAGGGAGAGCACAGGCTGCTCGTCTATGAGTACATGCCACATGGTTCACTGGATGGGTGCCTGTTCAAGACTAGCTCTGATGATGATGTCCTGTCCTGGAACATGAGATACCAAATAGCCATCGGAGTTGCCAAAGGGTTAACTTACCTGCACGACAAGTGCATGGATTGCATCATCCACTGTGATATCAAGCCACAAAATATTTTGCTGGATGCATCTTGCGCCCCTAAAGTGGCGGATTTCGGGCTGGCAAAGCTGCTAGGCCGGGATTTCAGCAGGGTCATGACGACGATGCGAGGAACCATCGGGTACCTGGCACCCGAATGGATAAGCGGCACGGCCATCACCGTGAAAGCCGATGTGTACAGCTACGGGATGATGCTCTTTGAGATCATCTCGCGGAAAAGAAACACAGAGTTCGGGAAGCAGCACATGGACAAGTTCTTCCCGGTGCTGGTTGCAGAGAAAATTCAGGAAGGAGACGTGAAGGCGCTGTTGGATGCTGACATGAGAGGAGACGCCAACTTGGAGGAGCTCGAGAGGGCTTGCAAGGTTGCCTGTTGGTGTGTCCAGGCAGACGAGTCATCGAGGCCGACCATGGGAGCAGTTGTACAGATGTTGGAGGGCCTTGTGCAGGTTAATATGCCGCCAGTTCCACGATTCCTTCAGGTTCTTGATGAGTATGCAGGCCAATCGACAGATACTTGGACCGAATTTTCATCAAGCTCTTGTTGA
- the LOC120701157 gene encoding uncharacterized protein LOC120701157, with protein sequence MDGGSSLNILYAHSLELMGVDLDKLHPSMSPFHGVAPGKRVQPLGQIDLPVCFGTPVNFRKEILTFEPCYSKFMAVPNYAYLKMKMPGPKGVITVGPSFEHAYECDVECVERAEAQADDDALAATLDKMVSKAMDSAHRHAGSFEPAEGIKTVPLDPSHPDGKALRVRTTLDSK encoded by the exons atggacggaggcagcagcctcaataTTCTGTACGCGCACTCCCTCGAGCTCATGGGGGTCGACCTGGACAAGCTGCACCCTAGCATGTCGCCGTTTCACGGCGTCGCGccagggaagcgagtccaaccacTCGGGCAGATCGACTtgcccgtctgcttcggcacgcctgtaaacttccgcaaggagatACTCACCTTCGAG CCGTGCTACTccaagttcatggcggtccCAAACTACGcctacctcaagatgaagatgccggggccgaagggtgtcatcactgTCGGCCCGTCGTTtgagcatgcctacgagtgcgacgttgaaTGCGTCGAGCGTGCTGAGGCTCAGGCGGACGACGATGCCCTCGCAGCCACTCTGGATAAAATGGTAAGCAAAGCCATGGATTCCGCACACCGACACGCAGGCAGTTTCGAGcctgccgagggtatcaagacagtgccccttgacccgagccaTCCCGACGGCAAGGCGTTGAGGGTCCgcaccaccctcgacagcaaatag
- the LOC120701156 gene encoding uncharacterized protein LOC120701156 — translation MGEGVRPSTEEEARRGGAEDAARPGAGEGAGRDGAEHAIRTSTEEDRETGRDASERPACQTVVVPVVEMLPEEEPEVVVLGQSEGPEQEEEVWRVQYEVGSQIQAVLDRAFQLHKTTDYEISKANTLESDLGAQDRAREEELARAIDERDALKAAAEQKAQEVELLTAALQQKDEALEARAAEWCYTELQRKETAITTLTDALEEKDTLLEVDAARAELNEERSRTEELRNEVADETAQMEALQVAYTSAQRDYVDLEGAVLAACREVEGEGGPSGSSVTSRLRSLGGRVVERLKGALRLGVQKALGVVSTHYLVDLEQLAMGYVVRDGDDDAKIDAMDQADAGAEGAASTLTRLFEGDLFPGAEDDEDEHNEEGGRFVDSLGHGPK, via the exons ATGGGGGAGGGGGTCCGGCCAAGCACcgaggaggaggctcgccgaggcggcgcggaggatGCCGCCCGGCCGGGTGCCGGGGAAGGTGCCGGCCGAGACGGCGCGGAACATGCCATCCGGACGAGCACCGAGGAAGATAGGGAGACTGGCAGGGATGCGTCGGAGCGCCCTGCATGCCAAACGGTCGTGGTGCCCGTGGTGGAGATGCTGCCAGAGGAGGAGCCGGAGGTGGTGGTGTTGGGGCAATCCGAGGGCCCGGAGCAG gaggaggaggtctggaGGGTGCAGTACGAGGTTGGCTCCCAGATCCAAGCTgtcctcgaccgcgccttccagctTCACAAGACGACGGACTACGAGATCAGCAAG GCCAACACCCTGGAGTCTGACCTGGGGGCGCAAGATCGTGCGCGGGAGGAGGAACTAGCCCGAGCCATCGATGAGCGCGACGCCCTgaaggccgcggcggagcagaaggcccagGAGGTCGAGCTGCTGACCGCCGCGCTGCAGCAGAAGGATGAGGCTCTCGAGGCGAGGGCGGccgagt ggtgttacaccgagCTCCAGCGGAAGGAGACGGCCATCACGACGCTCACCGATGCCCTGGAGGAGAAGGACACCCTCCTGGAG GTCGACGCCGCGCGGGCGGAGCTGAATGAGGAGAGGAGCCGCACCGAGG AGCTGCGAAATGAGGTGGCGGATGAGACCGCGCAGATGGAGGCCCTCCAAGTTGCGTACACGTCCGCCCAGAGGGACTACGTGGACTTGGAGGGGGCCGTTCTGGCTGCCTGCCGAGAGGTCGAGGGTGAGGGCGGCCCGTCGGGCAGCTCGGTAACCAGCCGTCTGAGATCCTTGGGCGGCCGGGTAGTCGAGCGACTCAAGGGCGCCCTTCGCCTCGGCGTCCAGAAGGCCCTCGGCGTGgtctcgacgcattacctcgtCGACTTGGAGCAGCTGGCCATGGGGTACGTCGTCCGCGACGGCGATGATGATGCCAAGATCGATGCCATGGATCAGGCTGACGCAGGTGCCGagggcgccgcctccaccttgaccAGGCTCTTCGAAGGCGATCTCTTCCCCGGCGCCGAGGACGATGAGGATGAGCACAATGAGGAGGGAGGGCGGTTTGTAGATAGCCTGGGCCATGGGCCAAAGTAG
- the LOC120701155 gene encoding desmethyl-deoxy-podophyllotoxin synthase-like, protein MLTALLPALISTLVVVVALLLFIRAAAAAAAVFMIKNNAGAGSSTPSLPPGPSKLPLIGSIHHLMATGGELPHHTLTRLAREHGPVMHLQTGQVGLVVVSSREAAREVMKVQDANFAHRPELTGPKALLYGCADVAFASGGPHWRRLRKMCVVDLLSSSRVRSFEPVRREETRALVGRIAGQPPGTAIYLRPMLEALSSAVVSRTVLGETVEHRGAILKEGLKLTSAFSLSDHFPSLSFLDVPMRLRLRRVHRQVDELFEDIIGERKKKLRQEKLKRQEKSKDTAENMLDVLLNAMEQPDMEVPITQDNIKAVIMDMFVGGTETSLTTIEWAMAELIKNPKEMAKVQEEVRTKTKVGETRTHLGDNDVGQLRYLKLVVKETLRLHMPAPLLVPRVCKEQCRLGGYTIPAGSRVVINAWAMGRDPSYWEDAEAFRPGRFLDRDVDYKGTSSFEFLPFGAGRRICPGIEFGLAGIEFCLAQLLYHFDWKLPDAMASEDLDMTETSVGVSVVRKEPLRLIPVIHAPLDELKC, encoded by the exons ATGTTAACTGCTTTATTACCTGCTCTAATCTCGACGCTCGTCGTAGTTGTAGCACTACTCCTGTTTatacgagcagcagcagcagcagcagcagtattCATGATCAAGAATAATGCTGGCGCTGGCTCCTCCACGCCGTCTCTCCCACCGGGCCCGTCGAAGCTCCCGCTGATCGGCAGCATCCACCACCTGatggccaccggcggcgagctacCCCACCACACCCTCACCCGTCTCGCCCGCGAGCACGGCCCGGTGATGCACCTCCAGACGGGGCAGgtcggcctcgtcgtcgtctccTCCCGCGAGGCGGCCAGGGAGGTCATGAAGGTGCAGGACGCCAACTTCGCCCACCGCCCGGAGCTCACGGGGCCCAAGGCCCTCCTCTACGGCTGCGCCGACGTCGCCTTCGCCTCCGGCGGCCCCCACTGGCGCCGCCTGCGCAAGATGTGCGTCGTCGATCTCCTCTCCTCAAGCCGGGTCAGGTCCTTCGAGCCCGTACGGAGGGAGGAGACGCGTGCTCTCGTGGGCAGGATCGCCGGGCAGCCGCCGGGCACGGCCATCTACCTCCGGCCCATGCTCGAGGCCCTGAGCAGCGCCGTCGTCAGCAGGACGGTGTTGGGCGAGACGGTCGAGCACAGGGGCGCCATCTTGAAGGAGGGCCTCAAGCTCACGTCGGCGTTCAGCCTGTCGGACCACTTCCCGTCGCTGAGCTTCCTCGACGTCCCAATGCGGCTCCGGCTGCGGCGGGTGCACCGCCAGGTCGACGAGCTCTTCGAGGACATCATTGGAGAGCGCAAGAAGAAGCTCCGGCAGGAGAAGTTGAAGCGGCAGGAGAAGTCCAAGGACACCGCCGAGAACATGCTTGATGTGCTTCTCAATGCTATGGAACAGCCAGACATGGAGGTGCCAATTACGCAAGACAACATCAAGGCTGTGATCATG GACATGTTTGTTGGTGGGACGGAGACATCGTTAACAACGATAGAGTGGGCAATGGCAGAGCTGATCAAGAACCCCAAAGAGATGGCCAAAGTCCAGGAGGAGGTGAGGACGAAAACGAAGGTGGGAGAGACACGCACACACCTAGGAGACAACGATGTCGGGCAGCTCCGCTACCTCAAGCTCGTCGTCAAGGAGACGCTCCGGCTGCACATGCCGGCGCCTCTACTAGTCCCCAGGGTTTGCAAGGAGCAGTGCCGTCTCGGCGGCTACACGATCCCGGCCGGCAGCAGGGTGGTGATCAACGCGTGGGCTATGGGCAGGGACCCCAGCTACTGGGAGGATGCAGAGGCGTTCCGTCCGGGGAGATTCCTCGACAGAGACGTCGACTACAAGGGGACAAGCAGCTTCGAGTTCCTGCCGTTCGGCGCCGGCCGGAGGATCTGCCCCGGAATAGAATTTGGGCTCGCCGGCATCGAGTTTTGCTTGGCTCAGCTCCTCTACCATTTCGACTGGAAGCTTCCCGATGCCATGGCGTCCGAGGACCTTGACATGACTGAGACATCAGTTGGTGTATCGGTAGTCCGGAAGGAGCCACTGCGGTTGATCCCCGTTATACACGCTCCTCTTGATGAGCTCAAGTGTTAG